The Candidatus Aegiribacteria sp. DNA window CAGATTTTTGAATGGCTTCACAGCAAATGGGACGGAACTCCCTTTTACGCGGAAGTAGCCCTGAACAAAGTATCTATTGCTGGCGAGAACTACCTCCAGACAATTGTTCGAGACATATCGGATCGAAGAAGGGCAGAGGAGGAACGCCTTGAATTCGAGAAGAGTGTTCAGCATGCCCAGAAGCTGGAAAGCCTTGGTATTCTTGCAGGTGGTATAGCTCATGACTTCAACAATCTGCTTGTGGGTATTCTTGGAAACGCTGATCTTGCTCTTAGAGATCTTTCTCCGTCTTCTTCAACGCATGCAAACATCGTACAGATCGAGAAAGCACAGCAGGCAGATGCTGGCGTATTCAGGCAAAGGAAAATTCATAATCGAAGTTCTGAGCCTTAACGATGTTGTTGAAGAAATGGCTTATCTTCTCAAAACATCAATATCAAAGAACATAGTTCTAAGTTACAACCTGGCAGAAGAGCTGCCGCCAATCAAGGCCGATACTTCACAGCTAAGTCAGGTAGTCATGAATCTTATCACCAACGCTTCAGAAGCAATCGGTGAAAGGAGCGGTATCATCAGGCTTGATACAGGCGTAATGGAATTTGACGGTTCCGAAATGCCTGAGGAATACATAACACAGGAAAAGCTTAAAGGTGCTTATGCGTTCATCAAAGTATCGGATACGGGTTGCGGAATGAGTCAGGAAACAATTGCCAGTATGTTTGATCCGTTCTATACCACAAAATTTTTCGGCAGAGGGCTTGGTCTTGCCGCTGTGATAGGAATCGTCAGAGGGCACATGGGTGCTATAAAAGTTTCAAGCGAACCCGGGAAGGGATCAAATGTGCTGATAGCGTTCCCGGCATGTACGGATTCCTCAGATTCAGAGCCGGAGGAATTACGGAATGACAGCAAACTGATCGGCAGGGGAACCATTCTCCTTGTTGATGATGACGAAACTGTTCTTTCAGTCGGCAGAGAGATGCTGGAAACACTTGGAATTTCAGTGATGACAGCAGCTGGAGGACAGGAAGCTCTCGATTTATTTACGGAGAACCGGGAACAGATTATCTGTGTCGTTCTTGATCTTACAATGCCGAACATGGACGGAAAAGAGACCTGCTCAAGACTCAGGGATATAGATCCCGCTATACCTGTGATAATATCGAGTGGTTACAGCAGGAAGGATGTTGAGAAGCAGTTCGGCGATAGCGGAATATCAGGTTTCCTTCCAAAACCATATCGTTTATCTGATCTTCTCGATAAGCTCAGCAACGCACTCGACATGGAAAAGAGTCAGATCAGATAATATTTCCTATCAATGCTCTAACCCGCATCAGCTGACCGGAATTGCGAAGAGGGTTATTCCAAGCAGAATAAGTGCAACCATCATCATCCAGACCTTGCGAAATACTCCCTTCGCAACAGTGACAGCCACAAAACACTGGATCATGTAGTAAAAAGCGAACGCTCTTGAAGCCAGAGCGACTATCTGGAACATGCCGGCTGTCCAGGCCAGCAAAAAGGCTCCGACTCCTATAACAAGGTATGCGACTTTCCTGCTGATCTTCTGCTGAGATGTTTCCATTTACGTGGATCCATGATTACATCTCCTCGAGTGTGACAAATGATCTTCAGTCCGGATCTATCGAACGATCACAAAATCCGCCTGATCAGCGTCCCACGGTTCATCTTCTCCGATTATCTTCACCGTAAGGTATGTAACCCCGGATTCAAGCTGATCCGGGATACCGGAGCGTTCGTCGCTGTGGAAGCTGCCGCATATGAAAAGGCAGCTCTGACCGGTTATTGATGAAGCCATGACAGCGTCTTTGAGAAGCTGTGCCCTGTACATGTTTGAAGGATCCATGGGCATGCTCTGCATCTGGCTGCTGATTGCTTCCATTGTGGCCATGAATCGCTCTCTGTAAGATTCATTCGTGGAATCGACATCTGTACTGAGAAAGACATCTCCCCCCTCGATTCCCGACAGGCCTTCCCAGCCGTTTCTTGCAACCGCTGCTGCATACCGCCTGGGTACATTAGCAGCTATAACACCGTAGCCGTTCAAAGCTGCATACTCAACAAGCGGATGGTAATCCTCGATGTAATTTCCCCATGGTCTGCTTCCCTCAAGGAACTCCTCCAGAGTGAGTTTCCCGGCAAGGTAATCCTCAAGCACTTCCTGTACATCAGTTTCAAACATCTCCAGCGCAAGAAAACGATCAAAGGAAGCCATGGTCATCCAGAGGAAGAGTTCCCATTGATGGGCAAGGCTGTCATCATGCTTCTCGCCTACGAAAACGACGGAAGCCTCGTCCATCAACTGAATCATTTCCTGGGCAGTTAAGATTTCCTCTCCGTGATGGATTACACCCGGTGGAGGAGTAAGCGCTATAAGTACTGACAGTATGAGCATCATTATTCCTGCGTA harbors:
- a CDS encoding response regulator; protein product: MLAYSGKGKFIIEVLSLNDVVEEMAYLLKTSISKNIVLSYNLAEELPPIKADTSQLSQVVMNLITNASEAIGERSGIIRLDTGVMEFDGSEMPEEYITQEKLKGAYAFIKVSDTGCGMSQETIASMFDPFYTTKFFGRGLGLAAVIGIVRGHMGAIKVSSEPGKGSNVLIAFPACTDSSDSEPEELRNDSKLIGRGTILLVDDDETVLSVGREMLETLGISVMTAAGGQEALDLFTENREQIICVVLDLTMPNMDGKETCSRLRDIDPAIPVIISSGYSRKDVEKQFGDSGISGFLPKPYRLSDLLDKLSNALDMEKSQIR
- a CDS encoding ChaN family lipoprotein, giving the protein MMLILSVLIALTPPPGVIHHGEEILTAQEMIQLMDEASVVFVGEKHDDSLAHQWELFLWMTMASFDRFLALEMFETDVQEVLEDYLAGKLTLEEFLEGSRPWGNYIEDYHPLVEYAALNGYGVIAANVPRRYAAAVARNGWEGLSGIEGGDVFLSTDVDSTNESYRERFMATMEAISSQMQSMPMDPSNMYRAQLLKDAVMASSITGQSCLFICGSFHSDERSGIPDQLESGVTYLTVKIIGEDEPWDADQADFVIVR